The following DNA comes from Cololabis saira isolate AMF1-May2022 chromosome 7, fColSai1.1, whole genome shotgun sequence.
GCAGGTACCTTTaaccaatgaaaaaaaatctattagaTATCTAAAACAGACTTAAATAGTGCATGCAAGATGGTTTAagccaggggtgtccaaagtcggtcctcgagggccggtgtcctgcatgttttagtttcctccctgcatcaacacacctgattctgattaacgGTCGTAGCCACtgtgtcatcaaagtctggttagttctgttgatgaccaagctccttatcagtgtgataataataattaaaaaaaaaaaagacacatctaaaacatgcagtacaccggccctcgaggactgactTTGGACATCCCTGGTTTAAGCTCTTTCCCCCTCaattacactgtacaattaactGGCAACATTTTATTAACGGTGGCATTTCATTCTTGGACCATTCCCATGTGGACGTGGGTCCCCATGGAGCGGTTCCCCTCACCTTGCCCAGAGGGAAGTTGCTGAGGAAGGCAGGACTGCGGTTCGTCTGGCCGAAGGTGAAGGCAGGGGAGTTGCTGGCCACTTTGAGGCGAGCACCGCTGTACTGGGCAGCGATCTGGGCCTTGAAGGCCCGCCAGTTCTCTGGGTAGGTGTACAGAGTCTGGAAGGAAAGGCAGACAAAACTCATCAGCTTTTAAACAGTCACAAGCAATTTAGCAAAACCGTTCTAAGCATTATTTTATCATAATCTCCCTGGTTTGGCCAATAAGTGCCCATAAGTCATACttattctcactacctcaaactgctgcaccttaaaatgtttataattttgtacatagaaattccacttttgtctattgttcatttgtttatttaacaccatagagagcgaaactaccggagtcaaattccttgttggacattgttccaacctggccaataaagctgattctgataagGCAATTGCTGTTTTACTAattaatgtattttcttttcctggCAATTAAACTTAtgttatttaatgttaacacCTGAAACtggataaaactgaaaacaaagggAGCAAACAGGCCACTCTTAATGATGTTCACAAATGAACAAAGCCATCCTGTGAGGATGATGCACCATTTAAAGATGACTGCGCAAACATCATAGTTGACCTGGAAAAGGCCAGACTAAAACGTGATAAATATAGGCCAGCGCTGAGTAGTCTATTTATATTCACCAGAATTGAACAATGAATGAGTTTCATTTATGGGgctttaattaattcattagcCACCACTTCTGCTAATAAAACCCACTATCTATGAGCTTACTACACTCAGACTGAACAACCCAAAACAAACTACACTTTATGACTTGATTGGAGCGAAAATCCCGTGAAAAGTCAAGTGCTGTTTTCTGGTCTGAGATAAGGTAACGTGGCACAGCCCTGAGCGTCCAGGTTAGCAGGAGCTAACTCAGCCTAAACACTGCACAACCCGCCCCAAATAAACACTTACACAGCCACCAAACACCACGGGGAGGTGGTTGATATGATTAAAGGCTTAATAAAAGTGCAGATGGCTGTGATTTAAAGCGGATTGCGATAGAGGAGCGTGAAGAAAGCCCCATGACTCGCCATCTCTCCATCTTACTCACCCCTGCCGCCATCTTCAGGACGAGAGAAAGGAAGAGCGACGGCGCGCCTCGCTGACGTAATAACGGCCGCCCGACGTGCGCGCTCCCGAGTCTTCCGCGTTCACGTTTCAGCGTCATTTTGCCTTTGCAGCATCCTTGTGAAGCGTTGTCACATACTCAGATGGTTATAAAATATTTAATACCTCCTAGAACTTCTCCCAGTTGCGTTAGTCTGATGTTGAGGAAATAACTAACttaaaaagacacaaatgtttaaaaacttaaaaaatactttattacagacctagcacacaaaacaaaataagtaCAGTCAGCATAAAGAAACTTCATGTGGAATgccactttagtttataaactTCTATTCCGATCACAACGTTACTTTAGGTTTTAACGTtacatttgaaaaagaaaaaagaaaaacaaaaaaaaaattttaaatcagCAAGTGTAGGTTTGTACAGCCTGAGATGTGTGCTTCACTGAGACAACTCAGCTCACAAGACctgaaaatgaaaacagaaaagtcaaATTCTGAATTGTAGAACAAACTACACAGCAAAAGATATaacattttataaatatttCAATAGTTGCACACATGGAGTCCCCACAACCAAACTGTAGCACCAAAGACTGTCCAAAGTGTGAACCAGGTATTTCTTGTTGCAAAAAACAATTGTTCATCAATTCAAGTTTAGCAAGTAAACCAACTATCTGTATGACAATGAAATGTGGTTTAATTTTAATACTCACCCAGATAATCATCCATGAGAGATCCAAtagcaaactaaaaaaaaaagagagagagaaaccttgtttttgagttttctgaaaACTGACATACATTAACTGCAGATGCAGATTTTTTGCAGATGTAGTGAAATCACATTAGGATTCTTAAGTAAACAAAGACACTTACAATGTCATTCTTATCCACTCTTGTTCCCACAATCTTCAGCCGGATCTCGTCATCTTGCTGGATTACAATATCCTTTGAAATGATATAAGAAAGCATCTTTAAATGCCACaatgagggagaaaaaaaacaagaacaaaagagCAACACACCGAACCACAACTCATTTTGATGCAGAACTGATGAAATTGATGTTGCTCTTGCTGTCGAGGATTTCAAGGTATCCTTTTGGTTCCAGAAAATACTATGAACACGTGTGTGATTATAACTCACAAATAATTTACctgcatttttttaattaaagaaaaaaagtaagattctttttttttcccaccggaaaaaaaaaatgtatttgtttgcTTCCTTGGCAAGGAATTGTGACAAAAAGTAATGATTCATTCATATTCATACCTCATCAACTGTCTTGTAGCAAGGTGGATTAGAATTGGGGTCAAATTCCATTTCTGATGGGATGGACTGTAAAAAGAAGGTTATTTTTCATGAGATACAAAATGTTCACTGttcattaaaaaccaaaatttGTATCGAAggaaacaaataaagtttgctTCAAAATGTGAAACTGACTCACGTGGCGAGAAATGAAGCAAGACATGGGACCTATTTCTGTGAACAGTCCAACCTGCAAGAAACAATtacataaagaaaaacatttatttgaacTCAGCACACTAACTGTAAAAGTAAGTGACTGTTTGACTGTATACGATTCATCCGGATGTTTATTTCACAGGTGAATGAGAGGAAACAAAAGGATCACCGACTACATTTACATAAGCAATAATTTCAAAATTATTGAGACTTTTCTGAAAAAGACAATATCCCAGGTGTTTGTACAAATTGCATGTTTACACGAGATCATTTCCTGATCCAGATTTACCCGGGGACAGTTTGGTCAATGACATGTCTCTGAGGTTCCTACGTCTTGTATCAGCCTGTGGGGGAATGCATGCAGttcaaataaaaagtagtgAACTTTTTAATGTCCTCTAATGTCTAGCAGCATTCACTTTAACTGTGTTCCTAAGAGGAATATTGACACTGTGATCTGTAAGGAGAGTTGGGAGCAGGTAAgaaagtctgaatatatggAGAGGAATGATGGTGAAGCACAGCGAGACATATTATGCATATGTAAATAAAAGGGAAGCAGGCTGAACACTGAGCAGAGATGAAGAGGGGTCAGGAGTTTAATTAAGAAATGCACCAATTGCAGTTTTCTTTGCCGAGTCCCATTTTTGATATTCTTGAAGGTCTGACCTGACAATAGTAATTTAGGCAGagtctcattttctttcttagaACTGTGATCAGCTGGATCCATCAACTAATTCATCAATGAAAGAAAAAGCGCACACTCGGGAGGTTCAAGCTGTTTTAGGGGATGAATTAAGTTTACTGTCTGAAATGTTCTGGTTGTTGCCATTACTCCACAAGTTATTCTGTTTCTTATAGGTTGAacaaatgacttttttttttttgtcagttctCACATAACATGCCCCCTCCCCTGATTCTGCTCACCAGCTAATCCATTAGTGCATCTCTAGTTTGAATACTTGAGCTCAACTGTGCAGAGCCATGGGGAGTGTGGAAAAGAGGTGAGGAGGTGGCTGCAGGCATGGTGGGGTGGGTGGAGATGAGTGTCTTTGTTAATCTATGATAGTAGAAGAGCAGCAACAGCAAAAGGAAAGGTTTGCAGGACAGAAGTGAGACCCGTCCTCCAAGCTTTGGAAAGAGCAGCACTGACCAACAGACAGGAAGCAGAGCCGGAGGGGGCAGAGCTGAAGATGTTAAGATTTTCTTTGGATGTGATGACAATGGACAGGAGTGAAAACAGATACATTAGAGGACCAGCCTGAGTTGGAGATCTTGGAGACAAAGTCACAGATGCTAGATTGACATGATGTGGACACATAAAGTGGAGGGGTAGAAAATACACCGGGAGAATGATACTGCAGCTGGAGCTGCCAGGGAGGAGTGGAGGAGAAGACCAAACAGAAGATTTCTGAAGGGGGTGAAAGAGGATACAGCTGGTGGTGTCACAGAAGAAGATGCAGAAGGCCATAGTGATCCCTGAAGGGGAAGTTTAACTTCTTGTTTTtagtgttattgttgttttagtCCACTGACATTTCACAGCTTACACATCTGTAGGACAGTTGGTGTCCCAAAATGCTGCATGAACCCCAAAAAGACAGTATATTGCAATTAAGGCCTTCACAAGTTTACAATTATGTAACTAAGACTGGAAAACCCACGTCTGTGGGTTTGTGTGTAGTGTGTATAATGTGAGTACAGTTGGTTATGACCTTATTTGGACTAAGGTTTCTTATTCAGAGAATCATCTTGGGTGGGTCAATGTCAGAGTATTGTGGTCCATGTAAACCGATGGGGTGTCTGATTCCATTCCTCGAGGGTCACCGCcatgcacgttttagatgtttcccagccccaacacacctgatacaaatgactgcatGGCAGATTAAAAATGATGATCAATTCATTCCAGGTGTGTGTATGcaaagaaacatctaaaacatgcagagcaGCAGCCCTTGAGGACCAGAATTGGACACCCCTGATGTAAACAATGTCAGATACCGTAaactatatatattttttgactagtttataaaaggaattaaaatattgtacttaGAAGGTGATATTATGGACATTTGAAAATGCCATCAAGCGTTTTAGCGTCAACATTAAGCTTTGTATCACACAGATCACAGAGGTGGAAACCAGTGTGCCTCATCTTTCTTCAGCAGTAAATCTGTAAAGTGACAAGTAAACCAGCGCTGTGTCCACTCTTACCTTGTTGACCTGAGTGACCACAGCGTCCACCACTTCTCCTTTAAACGGGCGGAACACGATGGCCTTGTACTTCACTGGATAGAGGACAAAACCTCTGCCTGGCTGGATCACACCCGCCCCAATGTTGTCAATAGTGGTGACTGCGATGACAAAGCCATACCTGGAAAAGGGGTGGGGGCAAGAGAAAGGATGTCAAGTTTTTCGatccagaaaggaaaaagggataCAAGCAGGAATTGTCATGCATTCAACAAATGTTTATAACCGAGACTCACTTGCCAGTACAGGTACCCTCAACTTCTGTGAAAAGCTTCTGCTTCACGGTGTTCAGTAGATTGGGACCGAAATATCTGGGGTGTAGTAAGATTTCGTGTTCCAAAGAAATCTGTGGACACAATTAAAAGTATTTCACTAAGTATTTCTCTTTATAGTTAGGTATATAACGCTGCAATGCGTTCCTGCGAATAAGAATATAATATTGCTGGTGCTCCCTCACAACAGACACAAGAGGGAAACCAGAACTATTGTCTGCCACATATATTGACATTCaacaaaaatttaaataaaaaaaataaaaaagtttttgaAACCATCCCCTTCCCATGACCATGCTGAGCAGAATAACgctgcaaaacaaaacatacatCAACCCTATTGGCCGTCCCATACCGGCAGATTATTTTGTGTACTTACATGGTAaaacatatttgatttattatcCAATCACTCTTTAATTAACCTTCCTTTTGGCTTTATAACCCGATCTGTTTACGGCGCAGCGTATTCAACAAGAATCATGGAGCATAAAGCTTATTTCCCACAAAACTCTCTCTTCCGGGTCACAggctgaactcatgacgtcactGCTTTAACAAACACAAcgtaaatacatttttctttccttttgccAACAAGGCACTCCTAGCGTGGAAACTGCTACTATATATCcaacaaatgtatatttttctaaattcttAAATATTGAAAATAACTGCACTTTTTGCAACGTGGAACCAGAAACCAGAACTATTCTACCACTGTGCTCGATCTTTTATTTTCTGGTCTCAATTTGAATATATAGTGTCTAAAATCAGGATAAACATCTCAATTGACTGTAGGAGTGTGATATTCTACTTTGTCCATGAAGAAAATGACATCACCTTTATTATAAACGTGTTTATTCTGTATGGCAAATTTCACATTTGCAAATGTAAATACCCCAAAACTCCACCCCACTTTAAAGGTTTCTTACTTGAGTTTAAAGAGTACATTAAATCCCTTAAACTAATTGACACCAAACAAAGTATAACATAAACCGATATATGcgagaagttttttttaaagatgaatactgtatttacattttacttattaatcttttcttttttcatattttatttattcactccTTTATGTGTCATTCtccttatgccgcgttccatttgtcctcggaagtggggatttcccagttcccagtcggaattttcaactggaacgcccctcgaagtgggatttcccactgggaaagtgggagagtcttcaacacccccgagttcacattccaagatggctgccccggttgtaaacagtagaagagagctctgtaaaaaattcgtagcacttcattctagttttggtcacactaaatcagtcgtatacaagtattgttcggcatatatatgctgctatagtgtaatttacatttttcatgtggtatatgcgaactacaaacttgtttacctactttgtaactggaacgctgataactcggctgtgacgttattcccagttccgagttccgacttccgaggtaaatggaacgcagcagtAAATTTACCATCACAATCGCGAGTCCACATCGGATAAGGCTCGCCCTCTGGCGGTCAGGAGGAATAAATGCAGgcggggtaaaaaaaaacaaaaggagaaGCAGGCGTGGCTGGATGCTGCGCTCTGATTGGTTACTTTCACTGGGCTGATAAAAACCACGCGGAAAAGCAGAAAATACGTATTTGACCACATGACGGGAAATACACCACTAATAACACCGCCGATGTTCTCGTTTTCGAAGATAACTTAACCAGGATTTATTTTTGAGAGACTGGTGTTGGTTGATTTAGCAGTACAATTAATTACAATTTCACACTTTGTGTGACGTTTAAAATTATTCCGAGAAAATATCTGGGAACTATCCGTGTGTGAATTTAATATCCCAtcagtctgtttttgtttttttttagctggGTGATATGGCGAGTAACGTCGTCTCCAAGTTGTTTCGTCCACCTGCATTTTCACCGCTTGTAAGTTGTTGAATAAACTTCTTCTCGTACGGTGTAGGTGTTGAGTTCAAGGTCTGGGTGCTTCATGGGAATTCTCTGTTTCCCACACAGGTGTGTCTCTGGTCCAGGAGCGTGTTGCGGGGAGAGAAAGCTGCAGTGACGGGCAGCAGACGGGCTTTCTGCGAGGCTCCTCCGGAGAAAATCAGTCGCTATCCGATCCCTTACAAGAAAGACCTGCCCTATGATATAGTGGAGCTGATGGAAGAAGTTAAGTCAAAGGTAAATGAGTACAACCCAGGTATTTCAGCTCACTTCACACATTGGTGTATTGATCCCTGCTAAACGTTTCCTTACAGGGAGGCTTTTTACCCAATGTCTTCAAAGTGCTCTCTCACAGGCCGGCAGAGTTCAGGGCCTTCTTCGCCTACTACAATGAACTCATGAACAAGgagacaggtgtgtgtgtttctttcaCTTCTCCAGTCAACATTTAAACTCTTGAGCATCCAAACCACTAAAAATATCTGTAAGACCAGCATCTATCAATTAATTTGTACACGTAatttttagtgatgcaccgaaatgaaaatttgtggccgaaaccgaaaccgaaaataataataaacacttggctgaatacagaataacataccgaacatggttcttcgcagtttttccatttattttgccaattttttcaccatttcatatatcaaataaatgtactttaactatgcttttcaaagaaaaaaatcttttacaaaattacaaggtagaaatatttattgaacatgaaGAACTGAacatttcccagcatttttttttaaatattccagcagacattataccaacaaagcacaataacttaaaataaataaattggaaaAATAATCTTTTTGGCCATCGTTGAGCTTACATTAGGCCTATaactgactgctgaaaaattTTAACATaggcattaaaacaaaaaaatgcattaaagtgcattgtaaaaaaagtgaaaaataactggataaaataaagaaaaagaaaatcactccCTTTCCCAAACAAGTATTAAtatgggaaagggattgattttctttttatttattttgttttatccacttcttttgcatcatctaaacatgccgttattaattgttcgttttttttccccacttattccacagaacaccgaaagtgtttttttttttgctattttcgcccgaacaattttggttaccgaacattcggtgcatcactagtaatTTTACTCTTCATTTGCACTGATGTGACCAGGACTTTTCAGTGACTGCATTCAATTCTATTGTGCAATTAATCAATCGATCAATACAATGCGGTCATTGGCTTTCACATCAGTTACTACCCATGGCTAAATGGCCTCATCCAAAGGTTTTGCAAGCACTTGAAGACTCCATCAGAGGGTCTCAGATGAAAAACGTATGAGTCCTCGTGTGTGTCAGAGAAGCTTTCTGTCAGTCACAGCACAGCTGCAGCGACAGTGCCTTTAAGGCCCGTCCTGTCCTGACGGCGACTGACTCACACTGGCAAAGTCACGGGACAAGATTTTTATGCAGGACACATTCTTTCAAGACCACAATTCATCACGTCCAGTTGACGCTGCGTAGAGCCTCCTCAAGCTGAATGTCCCTCCTATTTTAGCTGTTGATCACACGATGGCAGGTAGGGAGGTTGAGCCTGTGCTCCGTGAATCAGGTCTAAGGGTCGTGCAGGTCAGCACAAGgacacacttcctgtttcagTGCAGCTGCTTTTGCAGCTGGCTAACGTGTCACCCTGTCAATACACAGCACATGTCGGCACAGACATAAAGGGCATAACTCTATGTATGTTAAAGTATTTGCAACGTCTTTTAAAATATATGTAATATTTTTCCAAAAAGTCCTCAGTTGGGTTCATAGGCTCTTTTTGTTAcaaaaagtaatgtttttatgGAGCTCCCTTAAAACAATTTCTTTGTATTCATGGTGAATTTAATTAAAGCCCTTCGAAACACTGGAAAATAAATCTTTCTTCATAGAATAGTCTTGTCCAAAGAAATTAGCAGGAAAAGTACATTCAGACAGCAGCCTAGAAACTTTGATTCAGAGATGCTGTTTTTACTTGTATCTTGGAGAAACTCCGTATTGCTGGCTGTATGACCACCCAAACACCTGGCTGGCACCTGCTGCCTGCCGGCTGATAATGTTGGTAACAGGAAGCCCATTTTAAAAACTATTATAACAAGAGATGTTCCTGTTTGCCATATAGTGAGCTTTCAGAAAGTATATCTAATTAAGGTCTGAATAATACAACTCCTCTTACTACCACAAAACACATCACGATCACTCTCCTCCCAAACCAGTTCAAGCCACAGCAAGCTCTGATGTCTTTCTCTTTAATATTTGAGAATctgggttatttatttattgttttaacatatttcaCACATCTTCCAGGCAGCTTAACCAAGGCAGACCGTGAGCTGATCGTCGTGGCAACCAGCATCCACAACAAGTGTCTTTACTGTGTGGTCTCCCACAGTGCACTGCACCGCATCTATTCCAAGAATCCCACTCTCTCTGATCAGGTATGATCTCCCAGTGATTTCCTCCACTTATTGATGGGCTgagtcatgtttttgttttgtaatttcAGACAAAAAATTTCTTATTTGATGTATTTAAACATGAAAAGCTCTATAGATACATTTTTATTAGATTTTACTTGTTTATAAATTTTTTCACGTTTAGTATTGAAGAAGAAAAAGTAGGCTACGTGGTTCATGAAACTAAAATGAAACACAAAATAGACATTTAAACAGAGTTTAAGGGAACCAATGAACCACACAAAGGACTCCGGTTCCTCGCAGCTTTAGGAGAAAAGACCTGGACATCCTATAATTACCCTTCTGATAAAATATGCTGCCAGTATTTTCAAAATCCTCAAAGTGTATTGTAGCGCTTACAGTGACTAATGTCACTACGCATCCTAGTTGGAGGGAAGTAGAAACGGGTTCTAATAGCAAGCTATTTCTCAGTTTTAATCTTTCGTTAAAACGTGAAAGGTACTCAGAAAAGGGATTTACATGATTGTCTGTTTTACTTGAGTTTCTTTCTGAATTATCAGAACACGGGCAGCTCCACTGGCCCTTAAATGAGTAGTTTTTCAAGGCCTGACTCAAGCTGaatctttctccctctctcagGTCGTTGTTAACTACGAGAATGCAGACCTCCCACCTCGGGAGCGCGCAATGCTGGACTTCGCCATGGCTGTGTGTCGCTCCGACACCATCACGGAGCAGCATTTCCAGTCCCTGGAGGACGTTGGCTTCGACCGCGAGGATGCCTGGGACATCGCGGCCATCGCTGCTTTCTTTGCCATGTCCAACCGGCTCGCCCACCTCACCGACATGAGGCCCAACCCTGAGTTCTTTAACATGGGCCGTGTGCCACGGGACAAGAGCAAGGAAAAGTGAGACGCGGTAGAGTGGTGGTACGGATGGATTGTCTGCAGGGCAGAAAGTCGTGTGAGGAATACTGCAGCCAAAACGTTGTTCTTGTTTCCTTCTCTTTGTTCACGTGTGGTGAAAGGAGAGCTGTTTGATCTGCCAACAAGCAATGCAGGTTGTCCACAGTCAGGATGTGCTCAGATCATGATTCAGTTCGGCAGGTTGACCGACCAAAAACCCATGAATCAGCTCTTGCTATTGATCCTTAGGTAAATGCCGAACATCACCCAGGAGTCTCTTTCTGCAGTTTTTCTTGGGTTGTTGAACATTGTAGCTTTCCTGCTGACTCTTTGCTCTTGAATGTGTTTCATTTCTGTTCTGATGCTAATGTCACGTGAAAGACTGCCTTTAAAAACTAGTGAGCACTACGCCGATGGAGAAGCATGCATGAGATGCTACGATGATGTGAGATTATTTACTGGTGTATTTTGGATTTAAATTTAACTAATCTTTCCTCTGTTCTGTTGTAGAAGTTGTGTTCATTTATTTCCTTTggcatttatacatttatgtgcttaatttgaccattttcacagTTTGACTGACAAAAATCCTTTGTTGTCTTTAGATGTCAGATGCTAGAGATGGTTTAGGTATTAGAAATTAAGGTTCAGAAAATAGTTTTGTGTTAAAGCTAAAACTATAAAAACATTTGAGTAAAGTCTGCTGCTTGTTTTTGAGTTTCACCGTGTTACTCTAATTCACAGTTTAAGTTTAAATGTCGATCTGCTTTCTGAAATCTTATGTTTGTCTTATTAAAATGGAAATGTGTATTCAATATTGTAGTCATCATTTGAAGTGATGTTTTCTGCCACCGGATGGCACTAGATCCATGTACATGCAATAACAACTGTACCTCTGATGACCCGGTACAGCTACATTTTAAGGAGACGTCAGCCATCATAACCCCCGTCTTTAAGATCTGAAGTTTCCCTTGAGACTATTTACTCAGCACAGAGGACCAAACATGATCTTAGGTATaattatcatttattttcattGGTTTTATTCATCGataaagtgacaaagttctGTTCCCTGATCTCATATCTGCATGCAGCGTTTTCTCTCACAGTTTTCTGTCTGAAGTCATACAAGTCAAACATGCCTACAGGCATAAGCAAAGGATTATCTTTGGTCTGCATGTGTAAGGCATGAACGCTGGCTCACGCACTCAAAAACTTGAATATTTAAGAGATAACGTGGGAACAGATCTAAACAAAATAACGGATTTGACTTCTGACAAGAAGTATCAGAAAATCTAACTGTCATTCAGCCTTGGTATTTACTGCTGTGAAGCggttttagattagattatcctttatttctccctcaatggggaaactcactttgtgcagcagcagtacacttaacacacacatgcaggggaggggtagaaaagtaaaacatatataatTACAATATAAAcggtatatacattggaatgaaaataaaagtagtgcagtacgggaaagaacgaaaaaaaaatgtatctaggtaccggtacacacacacacacacacacacacacacacaatgaggCTTATTGTTGAACCCTGAGTGAGCCCTTTGATGTCAGTAAAGGTCATTTCACAGATatatttttctctctgggacAATTCTCTACGTATTTCCTTGACAAAGTGTCATGAAACTGCTCATGTACTATTACAGATGCTCAATAATCCATGACTCTCACGACCTGTGTTCAAATAAAAGGCTCGATGCGAGGCTTACTTTATGGCTTGCAGCAGCCCTGCATCACTCAAACTGGAATAGAAAAGAGTAGAGTGGCATCTACTGTTTCAGATGAATAATCTG
Coding sequences within:
- the si:ch211-175m2.5 gene encoding uncharacterized protein si:ch211-175m2.5, with translation MASNVVSKLFRPPAFSPLVCLWSRSVLRGEKAAVTGSRRAFCEAPPEKISRYPIPYKKDLPYDIVELMEEVKSKGGFLPNVFKVLSHRPAEFRAFFAYYNELMNKETGSLTKADRELIVVATSIHNKCLYCVVSHSALHRIYSKNPTLSDQVVVNYENADLPPRERAMLDFAMAVCRSDTITEQHFQSLEDVGFDREDAWDIAAIAAFFAMSNRLAHLTDMRPNPEFFNMGRVPRDKSKEK
- the polr2g gene encoding DNA-directed RNA polymerase II subunit RPB7, which codes for MFYHISLEHEILLHPRYFGPNLLNTVKQKLFTEVEGTCTGKYGFVIAVTTIDNIGAGVIQPGRGFVLYPVKYKAIVFRPFKGEVVDAVVTQVNKVGLFTEIGPMSCFISRHSIPSEMEFDPNSNPPCYKTVDEDIVIQQDDEIRLKIVGTRVDKNDIFAIGSLMDDYLGLVS